A window of the Lolium perenne isolate Kyuss_39 chromosome 7, Kyuss_2.0, whole genome shotgun sequence genome harbors these coding sequences:
- the LOC127323772 gene encoding vacuolar-processing enzyme beta-isozyme 1 gives MAHRWVCGLLSLLVVAAAAAEGSAQPLIRLPTQDEHGAAPAPAPSAEEGVTRWAVLVAGSSGYDNYRHQADVCHAYQILKKGGLKEENIVVFMYDDIANNHENPRRGVIINHPKGKDVYAGVPKDYTGDQVTTNNFFAVLMGNKTGVTGGSRKVINSKPNDHIFIYYADHGGVGSLGMPNNPFLYAGDFIKVLREKHASKSYSKMIIYVEACESGSMFEGIMPQDLNIYVTTAANAVESSWGTYCPGMNPPPPQEYLTCLGDVYSVSWMEDSEIHNLKKEAIKDQYETVKKRTSSSNNNLTGSHVMEYGDKTFKDEKLFLYQGFDPANVNNTNRLPLPSLEGAINQRDADILFMWKKYEQLDRGSEEKLRVLKKIKETVAHRKHLDNSIDFIGKLVFGFENGASVLQAPRSSGQPVVDDWDCLKRMVRVFESHCGSLTQYGMKHMRAFANLCNNGVSEAEMKEASVSACDGYSSAKWNPLVLGHSA, from the exons ATGGCTCACCGGTGGGTCTGTGGACTCCTCTCGCTCCTGGTGGTGGCCGCGGCCGCTGCGGAGGGGAGTGCGCAGCCGCTGATTCGGCTGCCGACGCAGGATGAGCATGGAGCTGCTCCCGCCCCTGCCCCGTCGGCGGAGGAAGGGGTCACCAGGTGGGCTGTGCTCGTTGCGGGCTCCTCCGGCTATGACAACTACCGTCACCAG GCCGATGTGTGCCACGCCTACCAGATTCTGAAGAAGGGAGGGCTGAAGGAGGAGAACATCGTGGTGTTTATGTACGACGACATCGCCAATAACCATGAGAACCCAAGACGTGGAGTCATCATCAACCATCCTAAAGGCAAAGATGTTTACGCCGGTGTTCCCAAG GACTACACTGGTGACCAGGTCACTACTAACAATTTCTTCGCGGTCCTCATGGGCAACAAAACTGGGGTTACTGGAGGAAGTAGGAAAGTGATAAACAGCAAACCGAATGATCACATCTTCATCTATTACGCGGATCATGGGGGAGTTGGTTCTCTTG GTATGCCCAACAATCCATTTCTTTATGCTGGCGACTTCATTAAGGTGTTACGAGAAAAGCATGCTTCCAAGAGCTATTCAAAAATG ATAATATATGTTGAAGCGTGTGAAAGCGGCAGTATGTTTGAGGGTATAATGCCTCAAGATCTCAATATTTATGTTACAACAGCAGCAAATGCAGTCGAAAGTAGCTGGGGAACATACTGCCCTGGGATGAATCCACCACCTCCTCAGGAATACCTTACCTGTTTAGGTGACGTCTACAGTGTATCCTGGATGGAAGACAG TGAAATTCACAATCTAAAGAAGGAAGCGATCAAAGATCAGTACGAGACG GTTAAAAAGAGAACCTCAAGCTCAAATAATAACTTAACTGGTTCTCATGTCATGGAGTATGGTGACAAGACATTCAAAGACGAGAAGCTTTTCCTTTATCAAGGCTTTGATCCTGCAAATGTCAACAACACAAACAGGCTGCCTTTGCCCAGCCTCGAGGGTGCAATCAATCAAAGGGATGCAGACATTCTTTTCATGTGGAAGAAG TATGAGCAGCTAGACAGGGGATCGGAAGAGAAGCTGCGGGTTCTGAAGAAGATCAAAGAAACCGTGGCACACAGGAAGCACCTCGACAACAGTATCGATTTCATTGGGAAGCTTGTGTTTGGATTTGAAAATGGGGCTTCAGTGCTTCAGGCTCCTCGAAGCTCCGGCCAACCAGTAGTCGACGACTGGGATTGTTTGAAGAGGATG GTGCGCGTTTTCGAGTCCCACTGCGGATCACTTACCCAGTATGGCATGAAACACATGAGGGCGTTCGCAAACCTCTGCAACAACGGCGTCTCCGAGGCCGAGATGAAGGAAGCAAGCGTCAGCGCTTGCGACGGGTACAGCTCGGCGAAGTGGAACCCGCTGGTTCTAGGCCACAGCGCCTGA
- the LOC127323929 gene encoding uncharacterized protein translates to MPPPLETLLGATDLWRPTARGGGWATAAALLLLLASHLAVLLARRYRRGRLIQPEAAAATPASSPAAASPSSGSSTGMEGLVTEDDLRQLVSSLGVGARAPELEGWDPVIAMGNDAVSYKAWCDKTKDGPPKYLSVTTYEGCSTELLRDFYMDNEYRMEWDSTVTKHEQLQYDENSGVEIGRTLKKFPILTPREYILAWRVWETNDNSFYCLVKECEHSLAPVQRKFVRVRLLRSGWCIRKVPGRDACQITVLHHEDNGMNIEMAKLAFSKGIWKYICKMNNALRRYPQHRGASISILTMRRLIKKFPQALQTNVDESHRSPVNTAAAAVVTSTNSPGTSPCKQLGKKPTRETIASGLLLIGSIVCLSKGRSNLGAQLAMAFFLKKTFKKDKESASPRGRTDAAVPTHL, encoded by the exons ATGCCGCCGCCGCTGGAGACCCTCCTCGGCGCCACCGACCTCTGGCGCCCCACGGCCCGCGGCGGCGGctgggccaccgccgccgcgctcctcctgctcctcgccTCCCACCTCGCCGTCCTCCTCGCCCGCCGCTACCGCCGCGGCCGCCTGATCCAGCCGGAAGCCGCGGCCGCCACGCCTGCCTCgtcccccgccgccgcctcacCCTCCTCCGGCTCCAGCACAGG GATGGAGGGCCTCGTGACGGAGGACGATCTCAGGCAGCTGGTCAGCAGCTTGGGGGTGGGCGCCCGTGCGCCGGAGCTGGAGGGCTGGGACCCTGTGATCGCCATGGGGAATGACGCGGTCTCTTACAAGGCGTGGTGCGACAAGACCAAG GACGGCCCACCTAAGTATCTCAGTGTGACAACTTATGAGGGGTGTTCAACGGAGCTTCTGAGGGACTTCTACATGGATAACGAGTATAGAATGGAGTGGGATAGCACCGTTACGAAACATGAGCAGCTGCAGTATGATGAAAATAGCGGAGTTGAGATAGGGCGAACACTCAAGAAGTTCCCTATTTTAACACCAAGAGAGTACATCTTGGCATGGCGAGTTTGGGAAACAAATGACAATTCTTTCTACTGTTTGGTCAAG GAATGTGAACACTCTCTTGCGCCAGTACAAAGAAAATTTGTTCGAGTACGACTTCTGAGATCAGGATGGTGTATTAGGAAAG TCCCTGGAAGAGATGCATGCCAAATCACAGTGCTGCATCATGAGGATAATGGCATGAACATCGAGATGGCAAAGCTCGCCTTTTCCAAGGGAATCTGGAAATACATTTGCAAAATGAATAATGCTTTACGCCGGTATCCTCAGCACCGTGGTGCGTCAATATCAATCTTGACCATGAGAAGACTTATCAAGAAG TTTCCCCAGGCCTTGCAGACCAACGTGGATGAAAGTCATCGATCTCCAGTGAATACAGCTGCTGCAGCTGTAGTTACTTCTACAAATTCGCCCGGAACTTCACCGTGCAAGCAGCTAGGAAAGAAGCCAACACGGGAAACGATCGCAAGTGGACTTTTGCTTATTGGAAGCATCGTTTGTCTGTCTAAAGGCCGGTCAAACCTTGGCGCTCAGCTTGCGATGGCATTCTTTCTGAAGAAGACCTTTAAGAAAGACAAAGAATCAGCCTCGCCCAGGGGAAGAACTGATGCAGCGGTGCCCACACACTTGTAG